The DNA sequence GCGTGATGTGGCGGCGCAGCTCCGACGAGCTGCCGCTGTCGGTGTATCCGACGACCCTGTGCGACTACACGACGGGCATGCACCTGTTCCAGGGCATCCTGCTCGCCCTGCGCACCCGCGACGCCACGGGCGAGGGGCAGCGGGTGGATGTCAGCATGTACGACTCGATGCTCCACATGCAGATGCAGGAGGCGTCGATGCAGCTCAACCGCGGCTTCGAGGTCAACTGGGGTGCGATGCCGCTGACCGGAGTCTTCGCGACGACGGACTCGGCCGTGTGCTTCGTCGGAGGCTTCTCCACGGACCCGCTCCGGCGGATCAGCGCCGCGCTGGAGTTCGAGGACGATCTCACCCTGCGACCGGAGTTCGCGACGTTCGAGAAGCAGGTGCAGAACCGCGCGGAACTGCAGAACATCCTGGCGCTGAGGTGCGCGACCAACACGACGGCCCATTGGACGGCCCGCCTCGAAGCCGAAGGCGTCCTGAACGCCCCGGTGCTCACCCTCGCGGACACGCTCGCCGACCCGCAGACGCTCGTGAACGGGATGATCGTCGAAGCGGACCATCCGGTGGCCGGCCGGTTCAAGATGCTGAACGCGCCGATCCACCTCTCCGAGACACCCGCCTCCGTACGCCGCGTCGCTCCCCGCCTCGGCGAGCACAACGTGGAGGTGCTGCGCGAGCACGGTTTCGACGAGCAGACCATCGGGCGGCTGCAGGAACTGGGAGTGCTGTGATGACGGACGAAGTACGCTACGAGCTCGACTCGCGGGGAGTCGCGACGGTCACCATCGACCGTCCGCACGTCCTCAACGCGGTCGACCGGCGGACGCACGAGCGGCTGAACGAGATCTGGGCTGCGATCGAGGCCGACACCACCGTGCGGGCGGTCGTCATCACCGGAGCGGGCGAGAAGGCCTTCTGCACCGGGGCCGACATGTCCGCGGCCGGCGTCGGCAAGACCGGCCTCGAGTACTGGGCGGAGCTGGACCCGAACGGGTTCGGAGGCCTGAGCCTCCGGAGCACCCTGGACATCCCGGTGATCGCCATGGTGAACGGTTACGCCCTCGGCGGCGGCATGGAGATCGTCCTCGGCGCCGACATCGTCATCGCGAGCGAGAACGCCCGTTTCGGCCTGACCGAGCCCCGGGTCGGCCGGCTGGCCCTCGACGGCGGCATCCATCTCCTGGTGCGCCGCGTTCCCTACACGCAGGCGATGGGGATGCTGCTCACCGGCAGGAAGGCCTCCGCCGCTGAGCTGGCGGCGATGGGACTCGTCAACGAAGTGGTCGCCGCCGACGAGCTCCACGACGCCACGGAGCGCTGGATCGAGGACATCCTCGCCTGCGCGCCCACCTCCGTCCGCGCGGTCAAGCAGATGGTCACGCGCACGGCGCAGCTCTCCGCCGCGGAGGCGCGAGGGATGCGGCTCCCGGCGCTGATGGCCGCGCTGGACAGCGAGGACGCCGTCGAAGGCATCGCCGCCTTCCAGGAGAAGCGCCGGCCGGAATGGAAGGGACGATGACGGCTGCCGCGCCTCTGGAGCCCGGGGTGTGGGCCGTCGTGGCGACCCCGTTCGCCGGGCCGGACCAGCACCTCGACCTCCCGAGCCTCACCCGGCTCGTCCAGTTCTACGAGACGTGCGGGACGACCGGCCTCACCGTGCTCGGAGTGTTCGGCGAAGCATCTTCGCTCAATTCGGAGGAGCGCGCGACGGTGCTGCGCTCCGTCGCCGCCACGACGCGGCTGCCGATGGTGGTCGGCGTGAGCGCGCTCGCGACGGCGCCCGCGATCGCGGAGATCAGGGCCGCTCGGAGCGCAGCGGGCGGCCGGTTCCGTGCGGCGATGGTGCAGATCAACAGCGGCTCCCCCCGGGTCGTCATCGAGCATCTCCAGGCGATCCACGCCGAGACGGGCGCACCGGTCGTGCTGCAGGACTATCCCGTGGCGAGCCACGTCACCGTCTCCACCGACAGCGTGATCGAGATCGTCGAAGCGTGCCCGTTCGTCTGCGCGGTGAAGGCCGAGGCGCCGCCGACGGCAGCGGCCATCGCCCGGATCGTCGACCGCGTCGGCGTCTCGGTGTTCGGAGGGCTCGGCGGGCAGAGTCTGCTCGACGAGCTCGCCGCGGGCGCCGCGGGCGCGATGACCGGATTCTCCTTTCCCGAGGCCCTCATCGCCTGCGTGCGCGCGTGGCGGGCCGGCGACGGGGACGGCGCCAGGGAGGCGTTCATCCCCTACCTCCCTCTCGTCAACTACGAACAGCAGCCTCGGGTGGCGCTCGCCCTCCGCAAGGACCTGCTGGCGCGCCGAGGCCTCATCGACGAAGGCGCCACGCGCCCGCCCGCCGCGTCGTTCCCCGAGCAGCTGCGCGAGATCGCGGCGGATCACCTCCGTCGCGCCGAGCGCATCGGGGAAGCGGGGCACTAGTGGACCTCGGAGTGCAGGGGCGCACCGCCTTCGTCGCCGCGTCCACCGCCGGTCTCGGACGTGCCGTCGCCCAGTCGCTCGGGCGGGAGGGCGCGAACGTCGTCGTCACCGGACGCAGGCTCGCCCTGGCCCGGGAGATCGCCGGATCGCTCCCGTCGGCGATCGGTGTCGAACTGGACGTCACGAATGCGGCGTCCCGCGCTGCGGCGATCGCCGCGACCGAGGCCGCGTTCGGCCCGGTCGACATCCTCGTCCTCAACGGCCCCGGCCCGCGCCCGTCGACGGCCGCCGGGCTGAGCGCGGACGACCTGACCGACGCCTTCGACCGACTCGTCTCCCCCGGTCACGACTTCATCGCGCGGACGCTTCCCGGCATGCGCGATCGCGGCTGGGGGCGCGTCCTCGCGGTGGGATCCAGCGGGGTCGTCGCGCCACTCCCCGACCTCGCCGCCTCCAACCTGGGCAGAGCGGCACTGGCCGGATACCTGAAGACCCTCGCGAACGAGGTCGCCGGCGACGGCGTCACGGTGAACATGCTGCTTCCCGGGCGGATCGCCACCGACCGGGTGGCCGGGCTCGACGCCGCCCAGGCAGCACGGGAGGGCATCGACGCAGCCGAGGCAGAACGGCGCTCGCGCTCCACCATCCCGGTCGGGCGCTACGGCACCCCGGAGGAGTTCGGCGACACCGCCGCGTTCCTCTGCAGCACCCGGGCCAGTTACATCACCGGCGTGGCCGTGCGCTGCGACGGCGGCCTCGTGCGCACTCAGTAAGTCTCATCGGAAGGACCAGCAGATGTCATCGACAGCAATCGCACAGCACCTCATCGACGGGGAGTTCACGGGCGAACCGGTGAAGGAACGCCGTAACCCCGCGCGACCGGACGAGGTCGCCGTCGTCTCGGCGTCGGGCACCCGCGCAGACGCCGAGGCGGCGATCGCCGCGGCCGAAGCAGCCCAGCCCGCGTGGGCGGCCGTGCCCGCTCCGGCCCGGGGCGCCATCCTGATGCGTGCCGCCGAGCTGCTCCGCTCGCGTGCCGCCGAAGTGGCGGCCGACCTGGTCCGGGAGGAGGGGAAGACGATCGCGGAGGCCTCGGGCGAGGTCGGTCGCGCCGTCGGCGTACTGCAGTTCTTCGGGTCCCTCGGCTGGGCGGCGACAGGGACGACGTACGAGAGCGCGCTGCCGGGAACGACCATCTCGACGCGGCGCCGGCCGCTGGGCGTGGTCGGACTCATCACCCCGTGGAACTTCCCCATCGCCATCCCGGCCTGGAAGACGGCGCCCGCCCTCCTCTCCGGCAATGCCGTCGTGCTCAAGCCCTCGGAGCTCACACCGATGTCGGCGCGTCATCTCGCCGCCGCGCTCCACGAGGCAGGGCTGCCGGCCGGTGTGCTCAATGTGGTGCAGGGCAGCGGCCGCACCGTCGGCGAGACGCTCGCACAGGACGACCGGATCGCGGCGCTCTCCTTCACCGGTTCGACTGCGGTCGGGCGGCAGATCGGGCGCGTCGTGAACGAGCGCGGCGGCCGCAGCCAGCTGGAGATGGGCGGCAAGAACGGCGTCCTCGTCCTGGACGACGCCGACCCACGCCGCGCTGCGCAGGTCGTGGCCTCCGGCGGCTTCGGACTCACCGGCCAGGCGTGCACCGCCACATCGCGCGTGTACGTGACGCCCGGCATCCGCGCCGCGTTCCTCGAAGAGCTCGCCGCCATCGCGGCGACCTACGCCCCCGGCGACGGCCTGGACCCGGCCACGGCCATGGGGGTCGTGGCGAGCGACGCGCAGCTGGAGCGGGACATCTCCGCCGTCCGGAACGCGGTCGACAGCGGGGCGACCCTGCTCCATGGACGCCCCGAAAGCGACGGGCTCCACTTCCAACCGGTCATCGCCGTCGACGTCGAGCACGCGTCCCCGCTCGCCGCAGAGGAGATCTTCGGCCCGATCGTCGCGGTGATGGAGGTGCCGGACTATGAAGCGGGACTCGCCGCCATCAACGACTCCGCGTACGGGCTGACGGCGGGAATCTGCACCACGAGCCTCTCCCGTGCGTCGGACTTCGCCGAGAACGCGCACGCCGGTGTGATCAAGGTGAACCGGGCCACCGCGGGGCTCGACCTGCACGTGCCGTTCGGAGGCGTCAAGGACTCGTCGTCCGGGACGTTCCGCGAGCAGGGCCACACCGCCACGCAGTTCTACACCTGGGAGAAGACGGTCTACCTCGGCGCCGAGTGACGCACGAGCGCGTCAGGTCCGGTCAGACGCCCCCGAGCCGACCGACCCCCGTGCTCCATACGCCGCCGTCCGTCCCCTCATCGACGGGACGAATGTCCACGTTCCGCCGCCGGTTCAGCCCTTCCCGGACAATCTCGTCAGGATCTGGACCAGGCTCGGTTTGATTCCCACCGGCAGCGCATAGGGGTCACTGGCCGATGGCCAACCGGTGAAGGAGTCGATGCGCCGGATGCCTGTCACGGCGCCGAAGCCGAGCGGGACGACCGGCACGTCGTCGACGAGGATCTCCTCGATCCCGTCGAGCGCCTTCGTGTAGCCTGCTGACCCTGTCGGGGAAGCCGCCATCGCCTGCAGGAGCGTGCCGGCGGCCGGATTGCTGTACCGCTCCCAGTTCCGGATCGCGTTCCCGCCGACCGGAGCGACGGGCTGGATCACCAGGCTGGTGAGACCGTCGTAGACGGAGCCCGTGCCTCCCGAGGCGCGCATCGTCAACTGGAAGTTGCCCGACGCCAGGTCCTGCCGCCAGGCCACGACGGACTCCGTCTTCGGTGTGACCTTGATCCCGGCGGGCTTGAGCTCGCTCGTGATCAGCGTCGCCGTCCGCGTCCAGTCGCCGTAGGCCGCACTCGCCGGCACGGTCAAGGTGATGGCGAGCGGAGCCCCCTGCGGCGAGGTGAAGTACCCATCGGCCCCCTGCTTGTATCCGGCGGCCTTCAGAGTGGACTTCGCCGCGGCAGCGCTTCCTTTGCCGAACGTCAGGTTCTTGTACTTCGAGGCGATGAGGTTCGGCGATCCGTCGAGACCGGTCTGGTTCTTCGTCGGTGTCGCGCCCGGCCCGAGCGAGGCGCTCGCGATCGCGGACCGGTTCAGGGCCTGGCTGATCGCCTTCCGGACGGCGACGTCGGCTGTCGGCCCTGCGGCGTTGTTCGGGAACAGATAGATTCCGACGCCGGTGTTGACGGTGTAGCTGTCGAGGGTCTTCGGGGACGTCGAGGTGATCGCCGCGGGATCGGAGCTCGCCGTCGTGATCCAGTCCACCTGCTTGCCCTCGACGGCAGCGTCCATGCTGCTCTCCGAGTCGAACGACAGGTACTGGACGGATGGGATCTTCGGCGAGCCCTTCTGCCAGTAGTGCGTGTTCTTCTGCAACGTGATCGCTTGCGGGGTGAAGGTCTTCAGCGCATACGGGCCCGTACCGATCGGCGAGGTGTTGGCGAACGTCACCGGGTCCGCCACCGTGGACCATTGCGCCTTCTGCACCGGCGCCGTCAGGAACCAGAGCGTCTGGAACGCGGGCCGGGTGAAATCGACCTCGACGGTCGTCGGGTCGGTCGCGGTCGCGGACTTGATCGGCAGACCGTAGAAGTTCAGCGCCTTGTCCTGGCCGATGAGACCGAACGTGAAAGCCACGTCGTCCGCGCTGAACGCTGTGCCGTCGGACCACTTCACCCCCGACCGCAATTCGATCGACAGCTTCGTCCCGTCGCTGTTCCACGTGCCCTTCTTCGCGAGCCACGGGGCCTCCGTGGACTTCGCGTAGTCGACGACCATCAGCGGCTCGTAGATCGCAGACATCGAGTATCCGCTTGCGCTCTGGGTCGCCTGGAGGAAGGGGTTGAACTGGTCCGTGAACGGTCCGGACGCGGTGGCGGCCATCCGCAGAGTGGTCGGGCCCTGCGGATCCGAGCTCGGCGGCGTGCTGCCTGTGTTCGTACAGGCGGCCAGGGCCGAGGCCAGAATCACGCCGACGGCGACCGCCGCCGCTCGGGACATGCGCGACTTCACTGTCATTGCAACTCCATCGTGGCTAGGCGTCGACGGCGCCGCCTCGGAAGTCGACGAGGCCGTTGAGCGCGGAATCAAACGTCCACCAGGGATCGCTTGTGCGGAAAGTATCAGTCGTTTGATCTGGAAGTGTCAATCGATACAAAGCGATCGAAACGATCATTGCCGCAATTGACTGGAGCCATGCACGCTCTGCATCGAACTTTCACCCGATGGGCTGCCGCGATGGATGATGATCGGTTCGTGATGCGTGAAAGCAACCGGCTCTCGCTGTCGGTACTCGACCTCGTGCCCGTCCGAGGGGGTCAGACGAGCGCTCAGGCATTCGCAGCATCGCTCCAGCTGGTGAGCACCGCCGAAGCGGCCGGCTTCACACGGTACTGGTTCGCCGAGCACCACAACCTGCCCGCGGTCGCGTCGACCTCGCCGGCGGTGCTCGTGGCCGCCTCGGCCGGACGCACGCGCCGGATCCGGCTCGGATCCGGCGGTGTCATGCTGCCCAACCACTCCCCGCTGATCGTGGCCGAGCAGTTCGCGACCCTGGAGGCCCTCGCACCCGGGCGCATCGATCTCGGTCTCGGTCGGGCCCCGGGCAGCGATCCGGTGATCAGCCAGCTCCTCCGGATGTCGGGCACGTCCAGCGATGTCGAGGAGTTCCCGGACCACGTGCGCGACATCGTGCGGCTCATGACGCGAGACGGCATCACGCTCGACCTGGTGCGCCCGTCGTCCCGCACCGGCAGCAGCAGCTACGAGGTCCGCGCGACGCCCTCGGCCACGACCGCTCCAGAGGTCTGGCTGCTCGGCTCGAGCGACCGTTCGGCGCGGCTGGCCGCTGCCTTCGGCCTGCCGTTCGTGTTCGCGAACCACCTCTCCGGGAACGGATCGGAGTCGGCCCTCGATCTGTACCGGACGCACTTCCGACCCACGGCGACGCAACCGCACCCGCGGACGTTCGCGACGGCGAACGTCATTGCGGCGACCACGGCGACCGAGGCCGAGGAGCGTGCCCTCCCCGAGTTGCATGCGATCGCGCGGCTACGCCTCAACCTGCCCCTCACGCCCCTGGAGTCCGTCGAGCAGGCCACGGAGTCCGCCTCCGAGTTCGACGAGCACGCCGGCCGGATCATGTCCGAGGCGCGAGCGACCTGGTTCATCGGAACCGGCGAGACCGTGTCGGCCGGACTGCGGGCGTTCGCCGCTCGCCTCGGCGTGGACGAAGTGATGATCTCGCCCGTGGCCGGCGCCTACCGGGATGAGCGACCGACGGAGGCACCCGGCCGCGTTCGGACCCTCGAACTGCTCGGCGCGCCGCTCAGCCGGGAACCTGACTGAGCGGCGCGCGGACGGAGGAATCGGAATCCGCGCTGGGCCGCGGCTAGCTCTCCGTGCCGATCAACTCGCCTGGATGCGTCAGGGCGCCGTACTGCTCGGCAGCCACCTCCGGGGGAAGCGGGTGGTAATCCGTCGAGCCGATGAGCGCCTGGCCTTCGGGTGAGAGCGCGAAGCGCATGAAGGCCAGGAGGCTGCCGCTCATCGGTGCGGCATCGCCGACGACGGTGTCCGGCGCGACGTAGATGTACCCGAAACGCGTCAACGGGTACGACAGGTCGGCCACCGTCTGCTGGGTCAGCGGGACGAACGGCCCTCCGTCGGACAGCGGAACCGCGCGCACTCCGGGCCGGGCGTAGCCGAGGCTCGCGTATCCGATGCCGAACCGATCGTCGGCCAGGGCCGAGACCAGGTCGCCGGCGTCGGGATACTCGCGCGTCCGCGGGTTCACGGTGTCCGCGCCGCCCATGACCCTCCGCTGGAAGAAGCTCACGCCGCCGGGATGCAGCGCGGGCGGCGTGTACGGGACGATCGCGGCGTCCGCCCACGCACCGGTCAGGCCCAGCTCGCCCCAGCGCCGGATGTTCCCCTCGGGACCCCGGGCGGAGCCCTCGACCCACGCGATCCTGCCGCCCCAGCCCCCGGAGCGCTGGTCGCCGAAGATCCCGTCGAGCTCGGGCAGGCTCAGGCCGGCGATCGGATTGTCCTCGTGCACGTAGACGGCGAGCGCCGCGGACTTGCCGATCGCGGCATGACTCCCGATCGCCACCGGGATCTCCTTCGACATGAACTGCGACCGGCGGATGATGCCGTACTCCTCGTACGTCGAGGACTGCCGTGCGCTCAGCGCGAGGTCCGCGGTGTCCGCCTGCAGCGTGAACTGCGCAGTGGACGTGCCCTGCAGGTCCAGTGCGAAGTGGACGTCGGGCTGACGTCGCTGGAACTCGGGGATCCAGACGTCCATCAGCTCCCGCATGTTCGGCGATCCGCTCACGCGGAGCACATCGAACGGGAGCGTCTCGTTCTCTTCGATGAGTGTCATCTTCTCTTGCACCTCTCTCGTCGTGAATCCTCAGTCCAGCGCCGCGATCTGGCGGCGCGACTCCTCCGCGTTGAGCGGCGTCAGGCGGTCCTGCTCCGCGAGGATCTGCTGACCCTGGCGGCTCAGCACGAACCGCAGGAACTCCTTCAAGCGGTCCGACAGCCCCTCCGGCGGCTTGTCGAGGTAGATGTACGCGTTGTTCGTCAGGGGGTAGCTCCGATCGAACAGCGTCTGGCGCGAGGCGGAGACGAACGGCCCCTCGGCCGTCGCCGCGATCGGCAGCACTTTCAGGTCCGGATACTTCTTGACGACTTTCGGGAGGTTGAACCCGATCGCGTACTTGTCGTTCAGGACGGCCTCGACCATCTCGTCGTCCGCGACCTTCTTCAGGCCTCCGCGCACCTTCTCCACCATCTCGGGGTTCCACTTCCCGCCGCCCTTGAACGCGACCTGCTGGATCAGGTGCGACCAGCCGCTGAGCGTGGCGTCGAACCCGTACGGACGGATGGGCGCCTCCGCCCACTCGCCG is a window from the Leifsonia shinshuensis genome containing:
- a CDS encoding LLM class flavin-dependent oxidoreductase, which gives rise to MRESNRLSLSVLDLVPVRGGQTSAQAFAASLQLVSTAEAAGFTRYWFAEHHNLPAVASTSPAVLVAASAGRTRRIRLGSGGVMLPNHSPLIVAEQFATLEALAPGRIDLGLGRAPGSDPVISQLLRMSGTSSDVEEFPDHVRDIVRLMTRDGITLDLVRPSSRTGSSSYEVRATPSATTAPEVWLLGSSDRSARLAAAFGLPFVFANHLSGNGSESALDLYRTHFRPTATQPHPRTFATANVIAATTATEAEERALPELHAIARLRLNLPLTPLESVEQATESASEFDEHAGRIMSEARATWFIGTGETVSAGLRAFAARLGVDEVMISPVAGAYRDERPTEAPGRVRTLELLGAPLSREPD
- a CDS encoding ABC transporter substrate-binding protein gives rise to the protein MTVKSRMSRAAAVAVGVILASALAACTNTGSTPPSSDPQGPTTLRMAATASGPFTDQFNPFLQATQSASGYSMSAIYEPLMVVDYAKSTEAPWLAKKGTWNSDGTKLSIELRSGVKWSDGTAFSADDVAFTFGLIGQDKALNFYGLPIKSATATDPTTVEVDFTRPAFQTLWFLTAPVQKAQWSTVADPVTFANTSPIGTGPYALKTFTPQAITLQKNTHYWQKGSPKIPSVQYLSFDSESSMDAAVEGKQVDWITTASSDPAAITSTSPKTLDSYTVNTGVGIYLFPNNAAGPTADVAVRKAISQALNRSAIASASLGPGATPTKNQTGLDGSPNLIASKYKNLTFGKGSAAAAKSTLKAAGYKQGADGYFTSPQGAPLAITLTVPASAAYGDWTRTATLITSELKPAGIKVTPKTESVVAWRQDLASGNFQLTMRASGGTGSVYDGLTSLVIQPVAPVGGNAIRNWERYSNPAAGTLLQAMAASPTGSAGYTKALDGIEEILVDDVPVVPLGFGAVTGIRRIDSFTGWPSASDPYALPVGIKPSLVQILTRLSGKG
- a CDS encoding SDR family oxidoreductase, with protein sequence MDLGVQGRTAFVAASTAGLGRAVAQSLGREGANVVVTGRRLALAREIAGSLPSAIGVELDVTNAASRAAAIAATEAAFGPVDILVLNGPGPRPSTAAGLSADDLTDAFDRLVSPGHDFIARTLPGMRDRGWGRVLAVGSSGVVAPLPDLAASNLGRAALAGYLKTLANEVAGDGVTVNMLLPGRIATDRVAGLDAAQAAREGIDAAEAERRSRSTIPVGRYGTPEEFGDTAAFLCSTRASYITGVAVRCDGGLVRTQ
- a CDS encoding enoyl-CoA hydratase-related protein; this encodes MTDEVRYELDSRGVATVTIDRPHVLNAVDRRTHERLNEIWAAIEADTTVRAVVITGAGEKAFCTGADMSAAGVGKTGLEYWAELDPNGFGGLSLRSTLDIPVIAMVNGYALGGGMEIVLGADIVIASENARFGLTEPRVGRLALDGGIHLLVRRVPYTQAMGMLLTGRKASAAELAAMGLVNEVVAADELHDATERWIEDILACAPTSVRAVKQMVTRTAQLSAAEARGMRLPALMAALDSEDAVEGIAAFQEKRRPEWKGR
- a CDS encoding PstS family phosphate ABC transporter substrate-binding protein is translated as MTLIEENETLPFDVLRVSGSPNMRELMDVWIPEFQRRQPDVHFALDLQGTSTAQFTLQADTADLALSARQSSTYEEYGIIRRSQFMSKEIPVAIGSHAAIGKSAALAVYVHEDNPIAGLSLPELDGIFGDQRSGGWGGRIAWVEGSARGPEGNIRRWGELGLTGAWADAAIVPYTPPALHPGGVSFFQRRVMGGADTVNPRTREYPDAGDLVSALADDRFGIGYASLGYARPGVRAVPLSDGGPFVPLTQQTVADLSYPLTRFGYIYVAPDTVVGDAAPMSGSLLAFMRFALSPEGQALIGSTDYHPLPPEVAAEQYGALTHPGELIGTES
- a CDS encoding dihydrodipicolinate synthase family protein gives rise to the protein MTAAAPLEPGVWAVVATPFAGPDQHLDLPSLTRLVQFYETCGTTGLTVLGVFGEASSLNSEERATVLRSVAATTRLPMVVGVSALATAPAIAEIRAARSAAGGRFRAAMVQINSGSPRVVIEHLQAIHAETGAPVVLQDYPVASHVTVSTDSVIEIVEACPFVCAVKAEAPPTAAAIARIVDRVGVSVFGGLGGQSLLDELAAGAAGAMTGFSFPEALIACVRAWRAGDGDGAREAFIPYLPLVNYEQQPRVALALRKDLLARRGLIDEGATRPPAASFPEQLREIAADHLRRAERIGEAGH
- a CDS encoding aldehyde dehydrogenase family protein; this encodes MSSTAIAQHLIDGEFTGEPVKERRNPARPDEVAVVSASGTRADAEAAIAAAEAAQPAWAAVPAPARGAILMRAAELLRSRAAEVAADLVREEGKTIAEASGEVGRAVGVLQFFGSLGWAATGTTYESALPGTTISTRRRPLGVVGLITPWNFPIAIPAWKTAPALLSGNAVVLKPSELTPMSARHLAAALHEAGLPAGVLNVVQGSGRTVGETLAQDDRIAALSFTGSTAVGRQIGRVVNERGGRSQLEMGGKNGVLVLDDADPRRAAQVVASGGFGLTGQACTATSRVYVTPGIRAAFLEELAAIAATYAPGDGLDPATAMGVVASDAQLERDISAVRNAVDSGATLLHGRPESDGLHFQPVIAVDVEHASPLAAEEIFGPIVAVMEVPDYEAGLAAINDSAYGLTAGICTTSLSRASDFAENAHAGVIKVNRATAGLDLHVPFGGVKDSSSGTFREQGHTATQFYTWEKTVYLGAE
- a CDS encoding CaiB/BaiF CoA transferase family protein, which produces MTADPRESAAPGQALPLSGITVIDFTQVFMGPSCTQMLGDFGADVIKVERPGVGDTSRNSMPDRDGKDNPIFLSINRNKRGIAIDTKKEEGRDALRELILSADVVVSNFRAGVMERMGFDYEELRTVNPRLIWASGTGFGPTGPHSDLGGQDVINQAYSGVMWRRSSDELPLSVYPTTLCDYTTGMHLFQGILLALRTRDATGEGQRVDVSMYDSMLHMQMQEASMQLNRGFEVNWGAMPLTGVFATTDSAVCFVGGFSTDPLRRISAALEFEDDLTLRPEFATFEKQVQNRAELQNILALRCATNTTAHWTARLEAEGVLNAPVLTLADTLADPQTLVNGMIVEADHPVAGRFKMLNAPIHLSETPASVRRVAPRLGEHNVEVLREHGFDEQTIGRLQELGVL